From the genome of Apodemus sylvaticus chromosome 3, mApoSyl1.1, whole genome shotgun sequence, one region includes:
- the Cdkn2b gene encoding cyclin-dependent kinase 4 inhibitor B, which yields MLGSGSDAGLATAAARGQVETVRQLLEAGADPNAVNRFGRRPIQVMMMGSAQVAELLLLHGAEPNCADPATLTRPVHDAAREGFLDTLVVLHRAGARLDVCDAWGRLPVDLAEEQGHSDIARYLHAATGD from the exons ATGCTGGGCAGCGGCAGTGACGCGGGCCTGGCCACCGCCGCGGCGCGGGGGCAGGTGGAGACGGTGCGGCAGCTCCTGGAAGCCGGCGCAGATCCCAACGCCGTCAACCGCTTCGGGAGGCGCCCAATCCAG GTCATGATGATGGGCAGCGCCCAGGTGGcagagctgctgctgctccaCGGAGCGGAACCCAACTGCGCCGATCCTGCCACTCTTACCAGACCTGTGCACGACGCAGCTCGGGAGGGCTTCCTGGACACGCTTGTGGTGCTGCACAGGGCAGGGGCGCGGCTGGATGTGTGTGATGCCTGGGGCCGCCTGCCTGTAGACTTGGCTGAAGAGCAGGGCCACAGTGATATTGCGAGGTATCTGCACGCCGCCACCGGAGATTGA